A section of the Terriglobia bacterium genome encodes:
- the groES gene encoding co-chaperone GroES, protein MAKFTPLHDRVLVRRVEEAETTRGGIIIPDTAKDKPQEGEIIAVGKGKVNEDGKVRPLDVKEGDRVLFGKYSGTEIKIDGEELIIMREEEVLGILVGSKKEKEEKAGSRR, encoded by the coding sequence ATGGCAAAGTTCACTCCCCTGCATGACCGGGTATTGGTCCGCCGGGTGGAAGAAGCAGAAACCACTCGTGGTGGCATCATTATTCCCGACACCGCCAAGGATAAGCCGCAAGAGGGCGAAATCATCGCCGTCGGCAAAGGCAAGGTCAACGAAGACGGCAAGGTCCGCCCGCTGGACGTGAAAGAGGGCGACCGCGTCCTGTTCGGCAAATACTCCGGTACCGAAATCAAGATTGACGGCGAAGAGCTGATCATCATGCGCGAGGAAGAAGTGCTCGGCATCCTCGTCGGCTCCAAGAAGGAAAAAGAAGAGAAAGCCGGATCGAGACGGTAA
- the groL gene encoding chaperonin GroEL (60 kDa chaperone family; promotes refolding of misfolded polypeptides especially under stressful conditions; forms two stacked rings of heptamers to form a barrel-shaped 14mer; ends can be capped by GroES; misfolded proteins enter the barrel where they are refolded when GroES binds) — protein MAKQIVHGEESRQAILRGVNILADAVKVTLGPKGRNVVIEKKFGSPSITKDGVTVAKEIELKDPLENMGAQMVREVASKTSDVAGDGTTTATVLAQSIYREGVKTVAAGANPMALKRGIEKAVFAVTGTVDKDGNRIPGALDKYSKSVAGDMTAIAQVGTISANNDETIGRIIAEAMKKVGKDGVITVEESKTMETQLEVVEGMQFDRGYLSPYFVTDPERMEAILEDPYILIHEKKISSMKDLLPLLEQIARASKPLLIIAEDVEGEALATLVVNKLRGTLQAVAVKAPGFGDRRKAMLQDIAILTGGKAITEDLGIKLENVQLADLGRAKRVTIDKDNTTIVEGKGKHTEIEGRVKEIRAQVEKTTSDYDREKLQERLAKLVGGVAVIKVGAATETEMKEKKARVEDAMHATRAAVEEGIVPGGGVALVRCVEAIDKLKLTGDEHIGANIVKRALEEPLRQIVENAGEEGAVVMGKIRDNKDANFGYNAQTSQFEDLVKAGVIDPTKVTRTALLNAGSIASLMLTTEALVAEIPEDKKAPSMPGGHGGMGDMY, from the coding sequence ATGGCAAAGCAGATTGTTCATGGCGAGGAATCCCGCCAGGCGATCCTTCGCGGCGTCAACATCCTGGCCGACGCCGTCAAGGTCACGCTTGGACCCAAGGGCCGCAACGTGGTCATCGAAAAGAAATTCGGTTCCCCGTCGATCACCAAGGACGGCGTAACCGTGGCGAAGGAAATCGAACTCAAAGATCCCCTGGAGAACATGGGCGCGCAGATGGTGCGCGAGGTCGCCAGCAAGACCAGCGACGTGGCCGGCGACGGCACCACCACCGCCACCGTGCTGGCACAGTCCATTTACCGCGAGGGCGTCAAGACCGTGGCCGCCGGCGCCAACCCGATGGCACTGAAGCGCGGCATCGAGAAGGCCGTGTTCGCCGTCACCGGCACGGTGGACAAGGATGGCAACCGCATCCCCGGCGCACTGGACAAGTACAGCAAGTCGGTCGCCGGCGACATGACCGCCATCGCCCAGGTCGGCACCATTTCGGCTAACAATGACGAGACCATTGGCCGCATCATCGCCGAGGCCATGAAGAAGGTGGGCAAGGACGGCGTCATCACGGTGGAAGAATCCAAGACCATGGAGACGCAGTTGGAGGTCGTCGAGGGCATGCAGTTCGACCGCGGCTACCTGTCGCCCTACTTCGTCACCGACCCGGAGCGCATGGAAGCGATCCTGGAAGACCCCTACATCCTGATCCACGAAAAGAAAATCAGCTCGATGAAGGACCTGCTGCCGCTGCTGGAGCAGATCGCGCGCGCCAGCAAGCCGCTGCTGATTATCGCCGAGGACGTTGAGGGCGAAGCCCTGGCGACCCTGGTGGTGAACAAGCTGCGCGGCACGCTGCAGGCGGTCGCGGTCAAGGCGCCGGGCTTCGGCGATCGCCGCAAGGCCATGCTGCAGGACATCGCGATCCTGACCGGCGGCAAGGCTATCACCGAAGACCTCGGCATCAAGCTGGAGAACGTCCAGCTTGCCGACCTCGGGCGTGCCAAGCGCGTGACCATCGACAAGGACAACACCACCATCGTCGAGGGCAAGGGCAAGCACACCGAGATCGAAGGCCGGGTCAAGGAAATCCGCGCCCAGGTGGAGAAGACCACCAGCGACTACGACCGCGAGAAACTCCAGGAGCGCCTGGCCAAACTGGTGGGCGGCGTGGCGGTGATCAAGGTCGGTGCTGCCACCGAGACCGAGATGAAAGAGAAGAAGGCGCGTGTCGAAGACGCGATGCACGCCACCCGCGCGGCAGTCGAGGAAGGCATTGTCCCCGGCGGCGGCGTGGCCCTGGTGCGCTGCGTCGAGGCCATTGACAAGCTGAAGCTCACCGGCGATGAGCACATCGGCGCCAACATCGTGAAGCGCGCGTTGGAAGAGCCTCTGCGCCAGATCGTCGAGAACGCCGGCGAGGAAGGCGCGGTGGTCATGGGCAAGATTCGCGACAACAAAGATGCGAACTTCGGCTACAACGCCCAGACCAGCCAGTTCGAAGACCTGGTCAAGGCCGGCGTCATTGACCCGACCAAGGTCACTCGTACCGCGCTGCTGAACGCGGGCTCGATTGCGTCGTTGATGTTGACCACCGAAGCCCTCGTCGCCGAAATCCCGGAGGACAAGAAAGCTCCGTCGATGCCCGGCGGGCATGGTGGGATGGGAGACATGTACTAA
- a CDS encoding STAS domain-containing protein: MAANAVPTPPYPFSLQLTASNEVSILKCSGCLNSETSETLRSQVKKLLPEHKNIHLDLADLHFIDSSGLGALLSTYVSAKTAGCELRLVNPSPSVTSLLKLTHLASVLETYGME, encoded by the coding sequence ATGGCTGCCAATGCCGTACCCACTCCCCCGTACCCGTTCTCCTTGCAGCTCACCGCCTCCAACGAGGTTTCGATCCTCAAGTGCAGCGGTTGCCTCAACAGCGAGACTTCCGAGACCCTCCGCTCACAGGTCAAGAAGCTGCTCCCGGAACACAAGAACATCCACCTCGACCTCGCCGACCTGCATTTTATTGACAGCTCCGGTCTCGGCGCCCTGCTCTCCACCTACGTCTCCGCCAAGACCGCCGGATGCGAGCTCAGGCTGGTGAATCCCAGTCCCAGTGTCACCAGCTTGCTGAAGTTGACCCACCTCGCCTCCGTCTTGGAAACCTACGGCATGGAATAG
- a CDS encoding polyprenyl synthetase family protein has protein sequence MATQPATNAREVFELLRDDLAAIEREFGRDTVSNVRVITDIGEYLRAGGGKRIRPALLLLSSKLFGNGNRGAIQLGAVVEIIHTATLVHDDIIDEAQTRRGRAAANTQWGNSKCVLAGDWLYMQAFKIAVQQRNFRVLDVLIDLTQMMVEGELLQMEKLGRLISLDEHFDLIYRKTACLFSICMRLGGILGGADSEQEDRLALYGRSVGMAFQIVDDVLDLTASEDILGKPVGSDLREGKVTMAVIHALQRCTREERQNIQTVLDERAFSSVTHQQILDLLTRYGSLDAALARASEFAQDARQAICSFPDSEIKRALLWVPDFVVAREK, from the coding sequence ATGGCCACCCAGCCCGCCACCAACGCGCGCGAAGTGTTTGAGCTCCTCCGCGACGATCTCGCCGCCATCGAGCGCGAGTTCGGCCGCGACACCGTTTCCAATGTCCGCGTCATCACCGACATCGGCGAATATCTGCGCGCCGGCGGCGGCAAGCGTATCCGCCCCGCCCTGCTCCTGCTCTCCTCCAAGCTGTTCGGCAATGGCAACCGCGGCGCCATCCAGCTGGGCGCGGTGGTGGAAATCATCCACACCGCCACCCTCGTCCACGACGACATCATTGACGAAGCCCAGACCCGCCGTGGTCGCGCCGCCGCCAACACGCAATGGGGCAATTCCAAGTGCGTGCTCGCCGGCGACTGGCTCTACATGCAGGCCTTCAAGATCGCCGTCCAGCAGCGGAACTTCCGCGTCCTCGACGTGCTGATTGATCTCACCCAGATGATGGTCGAAGGCGAGCTGCTGCAAATGGAAAAGCTCGGCCGCCTCATCTCCCTCGACGAGCACTTCGACCTCATCTATCGCAAGACGGCGTGCCTGTTCTCCATCTGCATGCGCCTCGGCGGCATCCTCGGAGGCGCCGACTCCGAGCAGGAAGATAGACTCGCCCTGTACGGCCGCTCCGTCGGCATGGCCTTCCAGATCGTGGACGACGTCCTCGACCTAACCGCCTCCGAAGACATCCTCGGCAAGCCTGTGGGCAGCGACCTTCGCGAAGGCAAGGTCACCATGGCAGTCATCCACGCGCTTCAGCGCTGCACTCGCGAGGAGCGCCAGAATATCCAAACCGTGCTCGACGAACGCGCCTTCAGCAGCGTCACCCACCAGCAGATTCTCGACCTCCTCACCCGCTACGGCTCGCTCGACGCCGCCCTTGCCCGCGCTTCGGAATTTGCCCAGGATGCCCGCCAGGCCATCTGCAGTTTCCCCGATTCCGAAATCAAGCGCGCCCTGCTCTGGGTCCCGGATTTCGTCGTCGCGCGAGAGAAATAA
- a CDS encoding YajQ family cyclic di-GMP-binding protein → MPDNSFDIVSKIDLQEVSNAIQQALKEVHTRFDLKDSKSNIALEGKDAIVLSSVDEFKLKAVNDVFQQKLVKRGVPLKGLTYASVEPAAGSTVRQRISLQQGIPIEKAREIVKKIKDSKKKVQASIQGDLVRVSARDRDALQEIIALLKNSDFGIDMQFINYRTF, encoded by the coding sequence ATGCCCGACAATTCTTTCGACATTGTCAGCAAGATCGACCTGCAGGAGGTCTCCAACGCCATCCAGCAGGCGCTCAAGGAAGTCCATACCCGCTTTGATCTCAAGGACTCCAAGTCGAACATCGCCCTCGAAGGCAAGGACGCCATCGTCCTTTCCTCGGTGGACGAATTCAAGCTCAAGGCGGTCAACGATGTCTTTCAACAGAAGCTGGTCAAGCGCGGCGTGCCGCTGAAAGGCCTGACCTACGCCAGCGTCGAGCCGGCCGCCGGCTCCACCGTGCGCCAGCGCATCTCCCTGCAGCAGGGCATCCCGATTGAGAAGGCGCGCGAGATCGTCAAGAAAATCAAAGACTCTAAGAAGAAGGTGCAGGCATCCATCCAGGGGGACTTGGTGCGCGTCAGCGCCCGCGACCGCGACGCTCTGCAGGAGATAATCGCTTTGCTGAAAAACTCCGATTTCGGCATTGACATGCAGTTCATCAATTACCGGACGTTCTAA
- a CDS encoding peptidyl-prolyl cis-trans isomerase, producing the protein MYRLLTLLFLSALAFSQTTPPAQKPSTPAAKPSARPAAKPHPTPAAPGPKAEVAPTAAVITIDGLCDGKVAATPSPDCKTVITRADFEKLVNALDPNMPPQRRQQLADVYSRIIVLSDVAEQRGLQNTADAKLVLDFSRMQTLTQLLIRGLQKEASQVPPAETEKYYNDHQSQFVQGSFQRIFIPKTPPGGEKPLDEKTLKAEADKTQAAAAAGGDFEKLQKQAYDDLGIKNPPPSTAAGTQGREGLPPSQQKVFDLQPGQVSEVLDEPGGFYILKIESKKKLTLAEVTPDINHNLEAERMKSAVEQFTNKAKPNLNQDYFGPPAPSGAEGAMPGRPATGGPPRRPPAAVPRTPPPPAKPPGR; encoded by the coding sequence ATGTATCGACTGTTGACCTTGCTTTTCTTGTCCGCTCTCGCTTTCTCGCAAACCACCCCTCCTGCGCAGAAGCCGAGTACGCCGGCCGCCAAACCCAGCGCCAGGCCGGCCGCCAAGCCCCACCCTACCCCTGCCGCGCCCGGCCCGAAGGCCGAAGTCGCGCCCACCGCTGCCGTTATTACCATTGATGGGCTGTGCGATGGCAAGGTCGCAGCCACCCCGTCGCCAGACTGCAAGACGGTGATCACGCGCGCCGATTTTGAAAAACTGGTTAACGCTCTCGATCCCAACATGCCACCACAGCGCCGCCAGCAGCTAGCCGACGTCTATTCTCGCATCATCGTCCTGAGCGATGTGGCCGAGCAGCGTGGACTGCAGAACACGGCCGACGCGAAGCTGGTCCTCGACTTCTCCCGCATGCAGACGCTCACCCAACTGCTCATCCGCGGGCTGCAGAAAGAAGCCTCCCAGGTCCCGCCCGCCGAGACCGAGAAGTACTACAACGACCATCAATCGCAGTTCGTGCAGGGATCCTTCCAGCGCATCTTCATCCCCAAGACCCCGCCCGGCGGCGAGAAGCCGCTCGACGAAAAGACCCTCAAGGCCGAAGCCGACAAGACCCAAGCTGCCGCTGCCGCCGGCGGTGACTTCGAGAAGCTGCAGAAACAAGCCTACGACGATCTCGGCATCAAGAACCCGCCGCCGTCCACCGCCGCCGGAACACAGGGCCGCGAGGGCCTCCCACCCAGCCAGCAGAAGGTATTTGACCTCCAACCCGGCCAAGTCTCCGAAGTTCTGGACGAACCCGGCGGGTTCTACATCCTCAAGATCGAATCGAAAAAGAAACTCACCCTCGCCGAAGTCACTCCGGACATCAACCACAACCTTGAGGCCGAACGCATGAAGAGCGCGGTCGAACAGTTCACCAATAAGGCCAAGCCAAACTTGAACCAGGATTACTTTGGACCGCCTGCGCCTAGCGGCGCGGAGGGGGCCATGCCGGGGCGTCCGGCGACGGGTGGCCCTCCGCGGCGTCCACCCGCGGCAGTTCCCCGAACTCCTCCTCCGCCCGCAAAACCGCCGGGTCGGTAA